A stretch of DNA from Maridesulfovibrio ferrireducens:
TCCACCCAGCCCTGCTCCAACGTACGGACAAATCCGGCTGCTTTATAAATTGCATAAATCACAACGGAAAGCGCAATAGCGGTTCCAAGTGCATAGCTTGCAAAGACTGCTGTACCCTTCAAAACACTGCCGGAATCAAGAGCATACGAATACATAATTGCAACAGTCGGACACGGCACTACCATATTAAAAAAGCCTACAGAAAACAGTCCCCAAAAAGTCACACTGCGAATTGCAGATTTTGATTCAGAGTGATGATTTCCGCACTGGCAATCATGCTCGTGCCCGTGATGATGGTCAGGATCGTGGTTATGACTGTGCTCATGGTCATGTCCTTGGTCAGGATCATGGTCATGGCCGTGAAGCAACTCCGGCTTAATAATTAAAACAGCCCCCAGAGCGACCAAAACACAAACGGTGATAACATCCACGACGTAAGTTAGCGAAGCAGGAATCGTCAAGGATATCGACCCCAAAGTAAAGCCGATAACAAGACAGGCAAGAGTTGTACCCATAATAAAAGCAGAGGTCAGAGAAAACACGCGCCCGCCCTTCTTTTCCCCATAAATAAAAGGTGCAAGAATAAGCCATGAATGACCGCACGGATTAATCCCGTGAATAAGTCCCAGAAAAAGGCTGCTTTGCAATGCGACGAGAAATATTGTTTCAAATTCCATAAGAATCCCTTTGTTTTTTTGTTTGATATTCAAACAATCAGTGTTTCAAGGTTTCTTGCATAGACTTAGTTTGATAGTCAAACAATATTTTCATAAAAAAACTTAGCCTCCTTGAAGAAACTCAGTCCTATTAGTTGGTATAAAACCATATTTTAATTACTTAACCAGCACCCCATAAGCCTTTTCGGCATTCTTATAGGCTATTTTTTCCGCAACATCGCGAGGCAATTGTCCGAGAACAACGCGTTGCAGGAAAACAACAGATAGATAGTCTTTCCAGAGTTTTTTCATATGTGCATCAGTTGCAGCCAGAATT
This window harbors:
- a CDS encoding sulfite exporter TauE/SafE family protein is translated as MEFETIFLVALQSSLFLGLIHGINPCGHSWLILAPFIYGEKKGGRVFSLTSAFIMGTTLACLVIGFTLGSISLTIPASLTYVVDVITVCVLVALGAVLIIKPELLHGHDHDPDQGHDHEHSHNHDPDHHHGHEHDCQCGNHHSESKSAIRSVTFWGLFSVGFFNMVVPCPTVAIMYSYALDSGSVLKGTAVFASYALGTAIALSVVIYAIYKAAGFVRTLEQGWVEPLVMRTAGVMTIAFGIYSYTTM